One segment of Salvia splendens isolate huo1 chromosome 20, SspV2, whole genome shotgun sequence DNA contains the following:
- the LOC121782766 gene encoding homeobox protein BEL1 homolog — MACTSEEEKPRDMTYCFSSFAFEPTPEIYSGVDMIGFPPKNLHQHGFGASNDALMASSYQHNNRSVIDPSLMRCVFTCEGNERPSQGLSLSLTSSDPSTIALQPFELRHHDDLRFGPSSSRSVNFEQPPSPGYSHVKKSKYLGPAQELLSEFCNLGINQLKMKHSKRSEPTADDEKQPPPPLFSFDLLELQRRKTNLLQMLDEVDRRYKHYCEQMKCVTSSFEAVAGSGSAAAYSALAAKAMSRHFRSLRDSIVNEIKNTKKGMGEKDAAAGLGETPRLRLLDQTLRQQKARQQMNAMENHPWRPQRGLPERAVSVLRAWLFEHFLHPYPSDVDKHILARQTGLSRSQVSNWFINARVRLWKPMVEEMYLEELKEKPTADSDEHNQIPDTKPSHEQLVRSDSEYLSSIINNDPKKGKTLQNEQHHFGDSYGAMELDFSSYSTGSVSLTLGLHQRREGEGEGGGLSLAFAAPAQSSLFYPRDQNQMEECQTAPFSILDSENQSLQYRNLMGAQLLHDLAG, encoded by the exons ATGGCTTGCACCAGCGAGGAGGAGAAACCAAGAGACATGACCTATTGCTTCTCCTCCTTCGCCTTTGAGCCGACGCCAGAGATCTACTCCGGCGTCGACATGATAGGGTTTCCACCCAAGAATTTGCACCAACACGGCTTCGGTGCATCAAACGACGCCTTGATGGCCTCATCCTATCAACACAACAACAGATCAGTGATCGATCCATCTCTGATGAGATGTGTCTTCACCTGCGAAGGAAACGAAAGGCCGAGCCAAGGCCTTTCGCTCTCCCTCACCTCCTCCGACCCTTCCACCATCGCGTTGCAGCCGTTCGAGCTCCGCCACCACGACGATCTGAGATTCGGGCCGTCGAGCTCTAGATCGGTGAATTTCGAGCAACCCCCGTCCCCGGGATACTCCCATGTCAAGAAATCGAAGTATTTGGGGCCCGCGCAGGAGCTTCTATCCGAATTCTGCAATCTCGGAATCAATCAACTCAAGATGAAGCATTCAAAACGCAGCGAGCCCACCGCCGACGATGAGAAGCAGCCGCCTCCGCCGCTCTTCTCCTTCGACCTCCTCGAGCTGCAGAGAAGGAAAACCAATCTCCTCCAAATGTTGGACGAG GTGGACAGGAGGTACAAGCACTACTGCGAACAAATGAAGTGCGTGACGTCATCGTTCGAGGCGGTGGCCGGAAGCGGATCCGCGGCGGCGTACTCGGCTCTCGCGGCGAAGGCGATGTCGCGGCATTTCCGGAGCCTGAGAGACAGCATCGTCAACGAGATAAAGAATACGAAGAAAGGCATGGGAGAGAAGGACGCGGCCGCGGGACTCGGGGAGACGCCGCGGCTGCGCCTCCTCGACCAGACGCTGAGGCAGCAGAAGGCGCGGCAGCAGATGAACGCGATGGAGAACCACCCGTGGCGGCCCCAGCGCGGCCTCCCCGAGAGAGCCGTGTCTGTCCTCCGTGCCTGGCTCTTCGAACACTTCCTCCACCC GTATCCGAGTGATGTAGATAAGCACATTCTAGCCCGCCAAACGGGTCTCTCGAGAAGCCAG GTCTCGAATTGGTTCATCAACGCGAGAGTGAGGCTATGGAAACCCATGGTGGAGGAGATGTACTTAGAAGAGCTGAAAGAGAAACCCACCGCAGATTCCGACGAACATAACCAGATACCGGACACAAAGCCGAGCCACGAGCAGCTAGTGCGAAGTGATTCCGAGTACCTATCTTCAATAATCAACAATGATCCCAAAAAGGGGAAAACCCTCCAAAACGAGCAGCATCATTTCGGCGATTCCTACGGCGCGATGGAGCTTGATTTCTCGTCCTATTCCACCGGCAGCGTGTCGCTGACGCTGGGGCTGCACCAGCGTCGCGAAGGTGAAGGCGAAGGCGGAGGGCTCAGCCTGGCGTTCGCGGCGCCGGCGCAGAGCTCGCTTTTTTACCCTAGGGATCAAAATCAAATGGAGGAGTGCCAAACGGCGCCGTTTTCGATCTTGGATAGTGAAAATCAGAGCTTGCAGTACCGGAATTTGATGGGAGCGCAGCTGCTTCATGACTTAGCTGGATGA